ATCGAGAGGATTGGTTTGATGAGACAGATGCTATTGAGATTGCAACCAAGAAATTTGAAGATCAGTTTGGGAATAATGATAATGTAAATGTGTTGGTGCAAGCAGATGATGTTTTTGATACTGAAGTATTAAAAATGATTAAAGAGCTTGGGGAGACTTTACAAGATAGTGTGCCGTATGCAGACGATGTTTTGTCGTTAGCTGATATGGAGCTGTCAATTGGTACAGAAGAGGGAATGCAAGTTTTAAACCCATTTGAAGATGAGATCCCCAAAAGTCCACAAGTTTTAGATAGTATTCGAAATCTAATTTTGTCGAGACAAGCATTGGTTGGAAAGATTGTCTCAAGAGATTGTAAAGAGACTTGGATTAGTCTCTCTTTGCAAGAATACCCTAAAGACTGGCGTGAACATACCACCAAGGACCCTATGTTTCAAACAGGAGAAGCTGCTATTCGAGTGATCACTTCTGATCGATGGAAAAGCGATAAATATACCCTAAAGGCTGTAGGTACTCCTTATACGGAAACAGAAGAACGAGATTTCTTTAGTGTAGAAATGATGCAGCGATTTCTATCTGTCTTTATTATGATGGTGGTATTACTCGTTATTTTTACTCGTTCTTTGCGTGGTGTCCTAATCCCCTCTATTACTACTTTTTTGGGTGTTATAGTAGTCTTTGGTGGAATGGGATGGTTTGGTATCGGGTTGAATCAGAATATGATGATGTTACCTGTAATTTTGGGGATGGCCCTTTCTGTGGGATATTCTGTTCATATGTTTAATACTTTTACTCGTTCCTATAGAAAGTGTTGTGATCGAAAACAAGCTTCCATTGAGGCTGTTGAGGAGACAGGATGGCCTATTTTCTTTACCGCAGTAACCACTATCGGCTCTGTTCTTTCTTTTATTTCTGCTGGAATTGTCACAATTGCATGGGTCGGATATGCATGTGCTTCTTTTGTTTTGGTTGATTATATTTTTGTCATTGTTTTAATTCCGATCTTGATGAGTTTTGGGAAGAATAAGGAGAAAAGTGTAGTTGCTTCAGAATTGAATGGGGAAATGAAAATGTCAAAGTTTGAGTCTATAATGGAAGATTTTGGTCATTTTGTTATTCGTTATAGTGTTGGAATCATTGTTGGGTTTATGCTATTGATGTTGGTTATTTTTCCTAATATATGGAAGGTGGAAACCGACATGGATCTATTCCGATTTCTGGGAACAAAGATACCTTATGTGAATAGAGTGTATGAAGTAACTCAATCTCAATTAGGTTCATATCTGACTTATAATATAACCGTAGATTTTGACCAAGAAGATGCAATCAAAGATCCCGTTGCATTGAGAAAATTTGATGCCTTGATTGATTCTGTATCTGCATTTAGATTGACAAAGAAAAATCAAGATGCTGCCTCTATCTTTTCGGTTCTTGATATTATTAAAGAGATGAATCAAACACTACATGGTGATGATCCTGCTTATTATCGTATTCCAGATGACAAAGAGATGGTTGCTCAGATACTATTATTGTATGAAATGTCTGGTGGAACCAAAACATTTCATTGGATTGATGAAGATTACTCTATGTTGAGAGCACAGGTGCAGTTGGAGAAATATGAAGCCAATGAGATAACTCATGAATTAGAAGCAATTGAAAGAATTGGTCAGAAGAGTTTTTCTGATGCCAAAGTAAATTATGTAGGTAGTGCAATCCAGTTTGCTGAGTTGAATAAAAAAATTGTATCTGGGGAGCTCTACTCAGTCATATGGGCTTTGATTATTATAGGGTTCTTATTAATGATTGTTTTTGGTAGTCCTAGAACAGGCTTCATTGGACTGATTCCTAATTTTATACCCCTAATAGTCATAGGAGGCGTAATGGGATATTTTCACTCCGCTTTAGATATGATGACCATGACTATCCTTCCTATGTTGTTAGGAATTGCTGTAGATGATACGATACACTTTATCAATGCCATTAAGACTGAATTTGAAAATTGTGGAAAATATAAGGAGTCTATCATAGCTGCTTTCCATACTGTAGGAAAGAATATTATTATGACTACTGTAATACTATGTGTTAGCTTTGCCATGTTTACGCTTTCTCCTGTAGCCAATATGGTTCGAATCGGATATTTAGCACCTCTAGGCTTAGGATCCGCGCTTCTTGCTGATTTCTTTGTAACTCCTGCATTTATTTACGTAACAAAACCTTTTGGAAAGGGACAATTATAAATCTAATTTAAAATTTAACGTGATGAAATTAAGATATACCTTATTGATGCTTTTAATGTGTGTCGGAATCATACTCCATGCCCAAACCGGACGATCTATTATTGAGAAAGTATATGACAGACCTGATGGAGATACTCGCTCTTCAGAATTTACCATGAAATTGATCAATAAGAGAGGCAAAGAGAGATCTCGTAAAATTGCGTCTTATTCCATGGATGTGGGTAAGCAAATGAAAGATACCAAGACAATGATGTTCTTTGAATATCCTGGCGATGTGAAGGGAACAGGTTTTCTTACTTGGGACTATGATGATGTAGACAAAGAGGATGATAAGTGGCTTTATCTTCCTGCAATGAAAAAGACACGTCGAATTAGTGGTTCTTCTGCGAAGAAAGATTTTTTTATGGGGAGTGATTTTACTTATGATGATATGGGGAGTCGTAACATCGATGAAGATACCCATAAACTTTTGAGAGAAGAGACTTTAAATGGATGTGATTGTTGGGTAGTGGAGTCTGTTTCTAAAGATCGAAGAGATATTTACTCAAGAAAATTATGGTGGATTAGAAAAGATATTAATATGGCCATAAAGGTCGATTATTATGATCGCAGTAATCAAATACAGCGTCGATTGGTGGTCTCTGATATAAAGAAAATTGATGGCTTTTGGATTGGATGTAAATTGCATATGAAAAACTTACAATCCAAGCATCAAACGATCATGGTGATCGAAAATCCCAAATTTAATGTCGCTGTAAATAAAAACGATTTTACAGTTTCAAAACTCGAGAGAGGTTCTTTATAATGATAATCTTGTGTTTTTATGAAACGATTAAGTATAATAATAAGCATTGCACTGGGTGCAATGCTTATTATCCCATTTTCAATTATTGCCCAAAATCAAAATGTCGAATTTAAGTGTAAAGGCTTTGTAGATGTATATCATGCCGTCAGAAGTAGTTCACCACATGAGTTTATGAGCTCAAGAAGTCGGGTTAGAATGGAAGTCGAAGCAACTAAAGACAATTCTTATCTTTTTGTGTCTTTAAACTCTCAATACAATAATCTACTACCAGATCAAACTAAAATTGAACTAAGAGAAGCATTTTTACAATACACCACAAATCATATAGACCTGAAGGTTGGTAGACAAATTGTAATATGGGGAATTTCAGATGCTATGAGGATCACCGATGTGGTTTCGCCTTTAGATATGACGGAATTCTTAGCACAAGACTATGATGATATTCGAATGCCTGTAAATGCATTCAAATTTAGATACTTTAATTCAAAGATGAGTCTTGAACTGCTCTACATCCCGATATCTTCATTTTATGTTGTGCCAACTGATTTGTCTAATCCATGGTCCATTAGAACTGCAGCTGATCGGTTTGCAGTAGATGCCAATTTAGGCAAATATCCCGACAAGAACTTAGAAAATAGTGAATATGGAGGTAGATTGTCCTTTTTTTTGTCAGGTATTGATATTGGATTATGTGCGCTGCATACTTGGAACAAAATGCCTGTGATTGAATGTGAGTTAAGTGCTTCAAGTGACACCGTTTTTATGAGAGGAAAGTATGATAGAATGGATATGGTTGGAGGGGATATAACCTTTCCTGTAGGAAAATTTGTTGTACGAGGGGAGTCTGCGATTTATTTCGATGAGCTATTGCAGTCGTACAGTAGTTCGGATGTGAGACGAAACACCCTGAACTATTTGCTCGGTATTGATTGCTATCCCGGAAGTGAATGGACTCTCACAGCGCAATATTCGCGTAAGTATATACCCAATTATAAACCTACGATCTCTCTTAATAGAAGTTCAGAAATGGCGACTTTAGGGATAACGAAAAATATTCTACAAAGTACCATGAAGCTATCTAACTTTTTATATTACGATATGACAAATAAAGGTGCTTTTAATCGCTTTAGTGCCGATTACGCTATAAGTGATCAGATTCATTTAATAATCGGTTATGATTATTTTGATGGAGAGGAAGGTACATTTCGTCTTTACAAAGACAATTCTGAATTCTGGATAAAGGCCAAATTTAGTTTTTAAGCAAGTCCCTAAATGTATGAAACCCTATTTTGACAAAAGATGGAAGACTCCTTTTCTTCCATCTTTTGTCGGTTCTATTACCCCATTTATATATTCTAATATCACGAATTTAATGATATACTATTTCTGTTTATCGATTTTTAGAATAAAATAGCATTTGAGTACAAAAATATTGTTTAGTGTGTTAATAAAGAACAAAAAGAGGTAAGTGGTGAAATATATTTCGTTTTTGGTCATCTAATATCCTTGAATAATAAAACAGGAATAGATGAATATAGACTTTTTAGATACCTTAATTCCGCAACTTCTTCACTTTGAAGTTTAATTTTAAATAGATACGTGATATTTGCTGATTTTGTACGTACTCCTATTACCTTAAGGACTATTTGTTTATCAATTATTATAAAAAGAACAGACTTTCCCCTACCCATCTATATATTCAGGCTATTGATCGGTGGCCTGTTGCAATTTCCGTAAAATATAAAGTTTACGTTTGATGAGTAAGATGGATAAGTCTCAAATTGGATGTAGATAAATGCATAATTTGTTGCCTTCCACTCGTTGTGAATTTAGCAACGATATTGATGACCCTAAAGGTGAATTTCTTAATTCTAGACTCTTTGTCAAGACCTTCTACAACGCTACTAAATAGCGCAACGAGCCATCGGTACATAATATGGATAATAGCTCTTATTATAAGGAAAACAGTATTCTCTTCTACTGAACTATGTGGCATCTTCTTCCAATTGAAATCATTATTTTGAATATCAAACACTCTTTCACTATTCCCTCTATTATTATAGAATCGGATGGCCTCTTCATTGGAGATTACTTTATCGTTCGTGATAAGAAACATATATTTTTTTGCATCTTTGGTAAAAGCAGATAATTGTCCTTTATTAGTAATTGTTCTGTAGACCACAATACGATGTTCATGCTTTCCGAAAATATATTTAAAACTTGAAACCTCTAAATCTTGATTGTTAATTCTGCACTTTTCCCAATGATCACAATTGCCTGCAGATAACAACAATGTCTCTGAACTAGATGCTCTTATGCTGAACAATATACGTTCTTCTTGAAAATAGTCTGTTACCTCTTTGATGTAGGATCCACAATCCATTCTTGCATATTTAGGCTTGATTCCCTTTTATGACAGTGCTTCTAATACTGATTTATGTGTTGATAATTGATTCGTTTTAACATTACAGTTGCCATTTCGGCCTTCCACATATACAGGAATATTTGATATAGTTGCAACTCCAGGAAAATAGCCTTTTCTCTTCTTGTAACTATAGGTTGCATCATATTTCTCGGTGGGAATAAATTGATGATCAAAGTCGTAAATTAATGAAGTGTCTTCAGGAATAATTTGCTTAAATTTTATTGCAGAATCAATCAAAATATCATTCATCTTGGTATTCACATTGATCTTATTTTCATTGTTGCTTTTTGTCTCAATAAAGCTGCAGGGTACAGATAATTCTTTATTTGATCGCAATATAGTATCAGCAGATGGGACTGAAATACCAGGAAGGTAATTTAAACACTCCTCTCGGATATAATTTACATTCTCAATACTACTTCCTCCACAGAAAACAGTATAAGCTTGAGTTAAGATAATATCTGAATAGCTGTAATTTGCCCCTTTGCCTCTATTCCCAAAGGATTTATTTATAAATTCCTTGACCAATACTTCGGTAGTTTTTAGGCAACATTAGTCCCATATAATCGCATCTCTTTGACCGCCTTTTGTATTTTCTTTAAGTTTGCACTTACACTGAACTTAGATAAAAATAGATTTAGCATTAACTCATTGAAATTTATTGTTTTAATATTCTTTAGAGAGAAAGGTGTTTGTACTTGATTTCGATTATCTAACCAATCCGTCATCTTAGCTATATTGACAGATGTCATAGACATATTAAAGTGAAAATAGAGCTTTTTTTTACATCGAGCTTGACAATGATTCAAGCCTGTATATTGTTTAGCATCTCTGTAGATAAATTCTATCTGAAACCTTCTTTTGTAATAAAGAAGTATCTTTTCTGGTTTTAATTCAGTGTCAGTAGAGAAGTATATTTTATACGAAAGAGTCCCTTTGCTGTTTTGTGATTCCATATATACGACACGTATTTTTCTTTTCATCGAAACCGAATATACAACTGCAGAATATAGTGTATATGTTCCAGTCTGCTCTACTAGATCAAAATACTTTTTATCAATTTCTTTACAGTTCACTTTACCTCCATATGTTTTAGGTCTTCCTCGTTTCCCTGTTTTTTCTCCTGTATAATAATATTTAAGATTAGCATTACGTCGAAGCCTAGAAACAACTTGCATCTGTTGTTCAATCATACTATCTATGAATTTCTTATTTGAAAACCAGGCATCTACGACAAGGTAATTAGATATAGTCTTTATTGAGTCCCTTTTATTTACAAGTACATCAATATACCAATCATTAAGATTTTGAGACGATTTTGATATTGTTTGAACTGCTTCAAGATGAAAGGCTGTATTTTTTGCTACATCAATAGCAGCAATACCACCAATCTCTAATCCTCGTTTTGCTTTACCAGCACAACCCGACCAAAAAGTTCCTAATTCTGGGGTACATTTACCAGACTTATTTATATATGAAGGATCAAATGCCACTACATACTCAGAACATTTATTCTCTTCGAGTAAATGACGATTAAATTCCATAAAATCAAAAGACTTCGCAAATTGTTTTCTATAGGTCAGTTCGTTTTTGGTGCCATAACGAGCCAATTGCAAAAAATTTATTTTCCCTATAATGCTTAAGAATAGGCAAAATGTCTCAATTATAAAATTACGTCTTACTCGTCCAACATCTGACATCTTGTAAAGGGCTTTCTCAATACAGGAAGTATATCTCTTTTGTTTCATCAGTGATCTCCCAACCTTTAAGATACTGAAAACTAATGATATAACAAAATACAATAACAATTAAATTACTGTATATCAGATATTTGTATGAAAAAACACCGAAGTGTTGATAATATAAACGAAGCCTAAATCGACTAAGCTTAATGGCGTCCTTTGATAAGCTTAAGTTGGGGTAGAGGGATGGGAGAGAATTAAAAAGGGACTACGATTGTCGCAGTCCCTTTGATGTATGTTTTTTTGTATAGGATTACTTTCCGATACAGAAATTTTTAAATATATTTCCTAGTACTTCGTCGGTATTGATGGCTCCTGTGATCTCTCCTAGGTAGTGCATGCATTCACGAATGTCTTGTGAAACGAAATCGTTTGAGATGCCGCTTTGAATTCCTTGAAGGACTCTATCGATAGCATCGCCTGCTTTGACTAAGGCTTCATAGTGTCGTGC
The Prolixibacteraceae bacterium DNA segment above includes these coding regions:
- a CDS encoding outer membrane lipoprotein-sorting protein is translated as MKLRYTLLMLLMCVGIILHAQTGRSIIEKVYDRPDGDTRSSEFTMKLINKRGKERSRKIASYSMDVGKQMKDTKTMMFFEYPGDVKGTGFLTWDYDDVDKEDDKWLYLPAMKKTRRISGSSAKKDFFMGSDFTYDDMGSRNIDEDTHKLLREETLNGCDCWVVESVSKDRRDIYSRKLWWIRKDINMAIKVDYYDRSNQIQRRLVVSDIKKIDGFWIGCKLHMKNLQSKHQTIMVIENPKFNVAVNKNDFTVSKLERGSL
- a CDS encoding MMPL family transporter; amino-acid sequence: MRINRINKVFRKIGAFQIRYRWLFIIGAVFLSVFGFSGLRHVKIANDREDWFDETDAIEIATKKFEDQFGNNDNVNVLVQADDVFDTEVLKMIKELGETLQDSVPYADDVLSLADMELSIGTEEGMQVLNPFEDEIPKSPQVLDSIRNLILSRQALVGKIVSRDCKETWISLSLQEYPKDWREHTTKDPMFQTGEAAIRVITSDRWKSDKYTLKAVGTPYTETEERDFFSVEMMQRFLSVFIMMVVLLVIFTRSLRGVLIPSITTFLGVIVVFGGMGWFGIGLNQNMMMLPVILGMALSVGYSVHMFNTFTRSYRKCCDRKQASIEAVEETGWPIFFTAVTTIGSVLSFISAGIVTIAWVGYACASFVLVDYIFVIVLIPILMSFGKNKEKSVVASELNGEMKMSKFESIMEDFGHFVIRYSVGIIVGFMLLMLVIFPNIWKVETDMDLFRFLGTKIPYVNRVYEVTQSQLGSYLTYNITVDFDQEDAIKDPVALRKFDALIDSVSAFRLTKKNQDAASIFSVLDIIKEMNQTLHGDDPAYYRIPDDKEMVAQILLLYEMSGGTKTFHWIDEDYSMLRAQVQLEKYEANEITHELEAIERIGQKSFSDAKVNYVGSAIQFAELNKKIVSGELYSVIWALIIIGFLLMIVFGSPRTGFIGLIPNFIPLIVIGGVMGYFHSALDMMTMTILPMLLGIAVDDTIHFINAIKTEFENCGKYKESIIAAFHTVGKNIIMTTVILCVSFAMFTLSPVANMVRIGYLAPLGLGSALLADFFVTPAFIYVTKPFGKGQL
- a CDS encoding transposase, giving the protein MDCGSYIKEVTDYFQEERILFSIRASSSETLLLSAGNCDHWEKCRINNQDLEVSSFKYIFGKHEHRIVVYRTITNKGQLSAFTKDAKKYMFLITNDKVISNEEAIRFYNNRGNSERVFDIQNNDFNWKKMPHSSVEENTVFLIIRAIIHIMYRWLVALFSSVVEGLDKESRIKKFTFRVINIVAKFTTSGRQQIMHLSTSNLRLIHLTHQT
- a CDS encoding transposase; this translates as MKQKRYTSCIEKALYKMSDVGRVRRNFIIETFCLFLSIIGKINFLQLARYGTKNELTYRKQFAKSFDFMEFNRHLLEENKCSEYVVAFDPSYINKSGKCTPELGTFWSGCAGKAKRGLEIGGIAAIDVAKNTAFHLEAVQTISKSSQNLNDWYIDVLVNKRDSIKTISNYLVVDAWFSNKKFIDSMIEQQMQVVSRLRRNANLKYYYTGEKTGKRGRPKTYGGKVNCKEIDKKYFDLVEQTGTYTLYSAVVYSVSMKRKIRVVYMESQNSKGTLSYKIYFSTDTELKPEKILLYYKRRFQIEFIYRDAKQYTGLNHCQARCKKKLYFHFNMSMTSVNIAKMTDWLDNRNQVQTPFSLKNIKTINFNELMLNLFLSKFSVSANLKKIQKAVKEMRLYGTNVA